A region from the Marinobacter sp. SS13-12 genome encodes:
- a CDS encoding LysR family transcriptional regulator, whose amino-acid sequence MDISRVDLNLLVYLDVLLRERNVTKAANHLGITQPAMSNGLRRLRDLFGDPLLVRTSEGMTATERATELQPLVRSILSDIEQAVHEKTAFAAMESQRVFRIMASDYAESCLMPRVLRRIRQEAPHVTLDVLTPSDVSFLDVEQGRLDMAINRFDKIPQSFHQKTLWTEYFACLMNARNPILKQPFTLDTYLDASHIWVSKTGFGVGVGVNPKDVQRLGWVDEALSLMGRKRQISVFTRHYQVAMLLAEQHDLIATLPSRAAWLQKDNPNLVVKVPPFEIPPFELKMAWSPLLQHNKDHQWLRKLIAEVAEEVDAEFAPFGAQFESAEVPGIHHSER is encoded by the coding sequence ATGGATATTTCACGGGTTGATCTGAACTTGCTGGTCTATCTCGATGTGCTTCTGAGAGAGCGGAATGTCACCAAGGCGGCGAACCATCTGGGCATTACACAGCCGGCCATGAGCAATGGCCTGCGACGGCTGCGGGACCTGTTTGGTGATCCGTTGCTGGTCCGGACCAGTGAGGGCATGACCGCAACGGAGCGTGCGACTGAGCTGCAGCCACTGGTGCGGAGCATTCTCTCGGATATTGAGCAGGCAGTTCATGAGAAAACCGCCTTTGCCGCCATGGAAAGTCAGCGGGTATTCCGCATCATGGCCAGTGATTACGCCGAATCCTGCCTCATGCCACGGGTACTGCGGCGGATTCGCCAGGAAGCACCCCACGTTACCCTGGATGTTCTCACCCCCAGTGACGTCAGCTTCCTGGATGTGGAGCAGGGGCGGTTGGATATGGCCATCAACCGCTTTGACAAGATCCCCCAGTCGTTTCACCAGAAAACCCTGTGGACCGAATATTTCGCCTGCCTGATGAATGCGCGCAACCCGATTCTGAAACAACCGTTCACTCTGGACACCTATCTGGACGCCAGCCATATATGGGTGAGCAAGACCGGTTTCGGAGTCGGTGTAGGGGTGAACCCGAAGGATGTCCAGCGTCTGGGTTGGGTGGATGAGGCACTGTCGTTGATGGGCCGGAAACGCCAGATTTCAGTCTTCACCCGGCATTACCAGGTGGCGATGCTACTGGCAGAACAGCACGATCTGATTGCCACCTTGCCGTCCCGCGCCGCCTGGCTGCAGAAAGACAATCCCAATCTGGTGGTCAAGGTGCCGCCGTTCGAAATTCCGCCGTTCGAGTTGAAAATGGCCTGGAGCCCGCTGTTGCAGCACAACAAGGACCACCAGTGGCTGCGCAAGCTGATTGCCGAAGTGGCTGAAGAAGTGGATGCAGAGTTTGCCCCGTTCGGGGCGCAGTTTGAATCTGCCGAGGTTCCCGGCATTCACCACTCAGAGCGGTAG
- a CDS encoding GNAT family N-acetyltransferase, translating to MNVRIRKYSWQLAPADIRTIRQAVFVEEQRVPPELEWDDTDEIADHYLVVLPDNTPVGVGRLFSTLEETAHIGRMAILPGHRGKGIGETLLRHLVSEAASQFSELQLSAQEHAIPFYQRSGFHVCSDFYDDAGIPHVDMRCLAPQLVSGAFDTRQTPMLLGEDHDAWLFDSESTMTGLMDSVIGQARQRIWLYDRLLDHDLYDRLRFRELISTLARRHRLSEVRLLIHDDKPLVKHRHQIVELMRRLPSRIELRLVNEDYPVEDRPFLLADREGVVFRHDFYRPEGFASFCDSGRVKLLAESFQRMWDAGKRSLELRELPL from the coding sequence ATGAACGTAAGGATTCGCAAATACAGCTGGCAATTGGCGCCGGCCGACATACGGACCATACGTCAGGCCGTCTTTGTGGAAGAACAACGGGTTCCACCGGAACTGGAATGGGACGATACCGACGAGATCGCTGACCATTACCTGGTGGTACTGCCCGATAACACTCCCGTGGGGGTCGGCCGGCTGTTCTCTACCCTCGAAGAAACCGCCCATATCGGGCGCATGGCTATTCTACCCGGCCATCGCGGCAAGGGCATCGGCGAAACCCTGTTACGCCACCTGGTGTCTGAAGCAGCCAGCCAGTTCAGCGAACTGCAGCTTTCTGCACAGGAACATGCGATCCCCTTCTACCAGCGCTCCGGCTTTCACGTCTGCTCGGACTTCTACGACGACGCCGGGATCCCCCACGTGGATATGCGCTGCCTGGCGCCACAGCTGGTGAGCGGTGCTTTCGACACCCGTCAGACCCCCATGCTATTGGGAGAGGATCACGACGCCTGGCTGTTCGACAGCGAGAGCACCATGACCGGGTTGATGGATTCCGTTATCGGCCAGGCCCGCCAGCGAATCTGGCTGTATGACCGCCTGCTCGACCATGATCTCTATGATCGCCTGCGTTTCCGGGAGCTGATCTCCACCCTCGCCCGCCGCCACCGGCTCAGTGAGGTGCGCCTGCTGATTCACGATGACAAGCCGCTGGTGAAACACCGACACCAGATTGTGGAACTGATGCGCCGGCTGCCCAGCCGCATCGAACTGAGACTGGTCAATGAGGACTACCCGGTGGAAGACCGGCCCTTTCTGCTGGCTGACCGTGAGGGCGTGGTATTTCGGCATGATTTCTACAGGCCTGAAGGCTTCGCCAGCTTTTGCGACAGTGGCCGTGTGAAGCTGCTGGCAGAATCTTTCCAGCGCATGTGGGATGCCGGCAAACGTTCGCTGGAGTTACGAGAACTACCGCTCTGA
- a CDS encoding cupin domain-containing protein, with protein MKLPGGMPADEFLRNYWQKKPLVIRQAFPGFECPVSADELAGLACEEAVESRIVIENDNGKPWQLHNGPFEPERFSKLPESHWTLLVQGLDHWVPDISDLLDEFRFVPNWRLDDIMASYAPKGGSVGPHYDQYDVFLLQAQGHRRWTFGGHCDHTSPRVDGTPLRILSSWDGEETVTLAPGDMLYLPPGIGHHGVAEDDCITLSVGFRAPTIDDVLTGFTDFLCSQSDASKHLNDPDLQVQNNPGAIAPAVIDRLDHVIREKLTDRRQLALWFGQYSTLPKSLDIVVPAEEPVTPELLGELIAAGNPLRWNEGSRFAYHELGDETALFVDGEQFLLRGDARPLAPLLCAGARPDMSELAAFVAGDDTIAGLLSNLVNQGSLYFE; from the coding sequence ATGAAATTGCCCGGCGGAATGCCCGCGGACGAATTCCTGCGGAACTACTGGCAAAAGAAGCCGCTGGTGATCCGCCAGGCGTTTCCGGGCTTTGAGTGCCCGGTATCGGCGGATGAACTGGCCGGGCTGGCCTGTGAGGAAGCCGTCGAATCCCGCATTGTCATCGAGAACGACAACGGCAAGCCCTGGCAGTTGCACAATGGCCCCTTTGAGCCAGAACGCTTCAGCAAGCTGCCTGAAAGCCACTGGACATTGCTGGTGCAGGGCCTTGACCACTGGGTTCCGGACATATCGGACCTGCTGGACGAATTCCGCTTCGTGCCCAACTGGCGGCTGGACGACATCATGGCCAGCTACGCACCCAAAGGCGGCAGCGTGGGCCCCCACTATGATCAGTACGATGTGTTCCTGCTGCAGGCCCAGGGCCATCGGCGCTGGACCTTCGGCGGCCACTGCGATCACACCTCACCCCGGGTGGACGGTACACCGTTGCGGATTCTCAGTAGCTGGGATGGCGAGGAAACTGTGACCCTGGCGCCAGGCGACATGCTCTACCTGCCACCGGGCATTGGCCATCACGGCGTGGCCGAGGATGACTGTATTACCCTGTCCGTTGGCTTTCGTGCGCCCACCATTGACGATGTGCTCACAGGCTTCACGGACTTCCTGTGCAGTCAGTCGGATGCCTCAAAACACCTGAATGATCCGGACCTGCAGGTGCAGAATAATCCCGGCGCCATCGCTCCGGCAGTGATCGACCGCCTTGATCACGTGATTCGCGAAAAGCTCACCGACAGGCGCCAGTTGGCGCTGTGGTTTGGTCAGTACTCCACGCTTCCCAAGAGCCTGGATATTGTAGTGCCGGCGGAAGAACCCGTGACACCTGAACTGCTCGGTGAACTTATAGCAGCCGGCAACCCGTTGCGCTGGAACGAAGGCTCCCGCTTCGCCTACCATGAACTTGGGGACGAAACGGCCCTGTTCGTGGATGGCGAACAGTTCCTGCTCCGTGGCGATGCCCGGCCTCTGGCACCCCTGCTATGCGCCGGCGCCAGACCGGATATGTCGGAACTGGCCGCATTTGTTGCCGGCGACGACACCATCGCGGGGCTTCTGAGCAACCTCGTTAACCAGGGTTCGCTGTATTTCGAGTAA
- the purB gene encoding adenylosuccinate lyase: MELNALTAISPVDGRYGSKVSVFRDIFSEYGLIRNRVTVELRWLQKLAAHPGITEVPAFSAEANQYLDDMVSGFSLADAERIKGIERTTNHDVKAVEYFIKEKIAEVPELHAVTEFVHFACTSEDINNLSHALMLREGLDHGLLPAMDRVVDRLAELAHEHAEQPMLSRTHGQTASPSTVGKELANVVYRLRRQMKQIRSVELMGKINGAVGNYNAHLSAYPAIDWSQNAKDFIESLGLDWNPYTTQIEPHDYIAELYDAIARFNTILIDLDRDIWGYISLGYFKQKTVEGEVGSSTMPHKVNPIDFENSEGNLGIANALFSHLSAKLPISRWQRDLTDSTVLRNLGVGFAHSLIAYEATLKGLSKLEINPARLNEDLDHAWEVLAEPIQTVMRRYNIEKPYEKLKALTRGKAMTPDVIKAFVESLDIPDAAKAELMELTPGSYIGNATQQARDI, encoded by the coding sequence ATGGAACTCAACGCCCTGACCGCCATCTCCCCGGTGGATGGACGCTATGGCAGTAAAGTCAGCGTTTTCCGTGACATTTTCAGTGAATATGGCCTGATCAGGAACCGCGTGACCGTCGAACTCCGCTGGCTGCAAAAGCTCGCCGCCCATCCCGGGATTACCGAAGTCCCTGCCTTTTCTGCCGAAGCCAATCAGTACCTTGATGACATGGTCTCTGGCTTCAGCCTCGCCGATGCGGAGCGGATCAAGGGCATCGAACGCACCACCAATCACGACGTCAAGGCGGTGGAATACTTTATCAAGGAAAAGATCGCGGAAGTCCCGGAACTGCACGCTGTCACCGAATTCGTGCATTTCGCCTGCACCTCCGAAGATATCAACAACCTCTCCCACGCCCTGATGTTGCGTGAGGGGCTGGACCATGGCCTGCTTCCGGCCATGGACCGGGTGGTCGATCGGCTGGCCGAGCTGGCCCATGAACATGCCGAGCAGCCCATGCTGTCCCGCACCCATGGCCAGACCGCGTCGCCGTCGACCGTAGGCAAGGAACTGGCCAACGTGGTGTATCGCCTGCGCCGCCAGATGAAACAGATCCGTAGTGTGGAGCTCATGGGCAAGATCAACGGTGCCGTGGGTAACTACAACGCCCACCTGTCGGCCTACCCGGCCATCGATTGGTCACAGAATGCGAAGGACTTTATCGAGAGTCTCGGACTGGACTGGAACCCCTACACCACCCAGATCGAGCCCCACGACTACATCGCGGAGCTTTATGATGCCATTGCCCGCTTCAACACCATTCTGATTGATCTGGACCGGGATATCTGGGGCTACATTTCCCTGGGCTATTTCAAGCAGAAGACCGTAGAAGGCGAAGTAGGCTCGTCCACCATGCCCCACAAGGTCAACCCCATCGATTTCGAGAACTCCGAGGGTAACCTGGGCATCGCCAATGCCCTGTTCAGCCACCTGTCCGCAAAGCTGCCGATTTCCCGCTGGCAGCGTGACCTGACCGACTCCACGGTTCTTCGCAACCTCGGCGTCGGTTTCGCTCACAGCCTGATCGCCTATGAGGCGACACTGAAAGGCCTGAGCAAGCTGGAAATCAACCCGGCGCGGCTGAACGAAGACCTTGACCATGCCTGGGAAGTACTGGCGGAGCCCATTCAGACCGTCATGCGCCGCTATAACATCGAGAAGCCTTACGAAAAACTCAAAGCGCTGACACGCGGCAAGGCCATGACGCCGGATGTTATCAAGGCCTTCGTGGAGTCGCTGGACATTCCCGACGCCGCCAAGGCAGAACTGATGGAACTGACACCGGGCAGCTACATCGGCAATGCCACCCAACAGGCGCGGGATATCTGA